The following are from one region of the Nostoc cf. commune SO-36 genome:
- a CDS encoding M48 family metallopeptidase, with translation MLAAHNGTASLQAKVGLVMAYARTGEVANAIAISQNLIESNNPQVQEWAKRALEHLTKRKKPDQEPKKVETGFVAFENSTPDSPPVPPPETPTLEEKPNDQVIETKSDDIPQMVPLPRLKATLATPPPPPPAAPLNGFMGSVTRTQAKLFGVIYWRQAQRARAWQPLRKPKLIPLRLLSAGTFIALFWVMREILKLAMGFINQTLVRLPYLEPLQFLYRDPTKLLLIVLVILIAVSPWLLDILLANFYGQREFPKDVLNTHSREAVRVLQRCCQQRHWPLPKLRILPMAAPIILTYGSLPRNARIVVSQGLLEQLADDEIAIIYATQLGHIAHWDFAVMSLLLLVTLPAHKLYQQVSQLGDKISAKIWRLPVTILTSLIYGVWCLLTGTALWLSRLRLYYSDRVAAEITGNPNALIRALLKIAIGIAADIQKEEETSWQLESLNLLTPVSYQQSLALGTIASNLSFEAFLKWDTANPYRRWFTINNTHPLMGDRIQRLCQIARHWHLDTELHFASEPSKVKRQSFLLQIAPWLGIPLGVLFAALVWLTWQLAFALKFLNLKWIYEDWSFITGCLLIGFSIGTLMRINSFFPDIKPATVQTDDSLPNLLSNPSALPIDSISVRLVGKLLGRQGTNNSLAQDLIFQSSAGLLKLHHISWLGQSVNHQDLIGRQIIVTGWFRRGATPWIDIQTLETQSGKTINSPHPIWSTFLAVAAQALGAYVFLTG, from the coding sequence TTGCTAGCAGCACACAATGGTACTGCTAGCTTACAAGCCAAGGTTGGTTTAGTGATGGCTTATGCTCGCACTGGCGAAGTTGCTAATGCGATCGCTATTTCCCAGAATCTGATTGAGAGTAACAATCCGCAAGTCCAAGAGTGGGCAAAACGCGCTCTCGAACACCTGACAAAACGTAAAAAACCAGATCAAGAACCAAAAAAAGTCGAAACTGGATTTGTTGCCTTTGAGAATTCAACCCCAGATTCTCCTCCAGTTCCTCCCCCGGAAACTCCTACATTAGAGGAAAAACCGAATGATCAAGTAATAGAAACCAAAAGCGACGATATCCCGCAGATGGTTCCACTACCTAGACTCAAAGCTACATTAGCAACACCACCGCCACCACCACCTGCTGCACCCTTAAATGGCTTCATGGGTTCTGTTACCCGCACCCAAGCCAAATTGTTCGGTGTTATTTATTGGCGGCAAGCACAACGCGCTAGAGCATGGCAACCACTACGTAAACCAAAATTAATTCCCTTACGGCTACTGTCAGCAGGAACATTCATCGCTTTGTTTTGGGTGATGCGAGAAATCCTCAAGTTAGCAATGGGATTTATCAACCAGACTTTAGTTAGACTACCTTATTTGGAGCCGTTGCAGTTTTTATACCGCGATCCGACTAAATTGTTGCTAATAGTATTGGTGATTTTAATCGCAGTATCACCTTGGTTGCTGGATATACTACTGGCAAACTTCTATGGTCAGCGAGAATTTCCTAAAGATGTACTGAATACCCACAGCCGCGAAGCTGTCCGGGTGCTACAACGTTGTTGCCAACAACGGCACTGGCCGTTACCTAAACTGCGGATTTTACCAATGGCTGCACCAATTATCCTGACTTATGGTAGCTTACCACGTAATGCCAGGATTGTTGTCAGTCAAGGGCTATTAGAACAGCTGGCAGATGATGAAATCGCCATTATCTACGCCACACAGCTAGGGCATATTGCTCACTGGGATTTTGCTGTGATGTCTTTGTTGCTGCTGGTGACATTACCAGCTCATAAGTTATATCAGCAAGTGTCGCAGTTGGGAGACAAAATATCAGCGAAAATTTGGCGCTTGCCAGTCACCATTCTGACAAGTCTAATTTATGGAGTTTGGTGTTTGCTGACTGGGACTGCATTGTGGTTGTCGCGGTTGCGACTTTATTATAGCGATCGCGTCGCAGCTGAAATTACTGGTAATCCCAATGCTCTGATTCGCGCTTTACTCAAAATCGCCATTGGCATTGCCGCTGATATCCAAAAAGAGGAAGAGACGAGTTGGCAACTAGAAAGCTTAAATCTCCTGACACCAGTCAGCTACCAGCAAAGCCTTGCTTTAGGCACTATTGCCAGCAATCTATCTTTTGAAGCCTTTTTGAAGTGGGATACTGCCAACCCCTATCGCCGATGGTTTACGATTAATAACACCCATCCGTTAATGGGCGATCGCATCCAACGTCTTTGCCAAATAGCCCGTCACTGGCATTTAGACACCGAACTGCATTTTGCAAGCGAGCCATCAAAGGTTAAACGTCAGTCTTTCTTATTACAAATCGCTCCCTGGTTGGGAATTCCTCTAGGGGTTTTGTTTGCAGCTTTAGTCTGGCTAACCTGGCAACTAGCATTCGCACTCAAGTTTTTAAATCTAAAGTGGATATATGAAGATTGGTCTTTCATTACAGGCTGCCTTCTGATTGGCTTTAGCATCGGTACACTGATGCGGATTAATTCTTTCTTTCCCGATATTAAACCGGCCACCGTGCAAACTGATGACAGCTTACCCAACCTGTTATCTAACCCTTCTGCCTTACCCATCGACAGCATCAGCGTGCGTTTGGTGGGCAAACTATTAGGTCGTCAAGGCACTAACAACTCCCTAGCGCAAGATTTAATCTTCCAATCCAGCGCGGGTTTGCTGAAATTACACCACATTTCTTGGCTAGGACAGTCAGTCAATCACCAGGATCTAATCGGTCGGCAAATTATCGTCACTGGTTGGTTCCGGCGAGGAGCAACACCTTGGATCGATATCCAAACCCTAGAAACTCAAAGTGGTAAAACCATTAATAGCCCTCATCCCATTTGGTCTACTTTTTTGGCAGTTGCAGCACAGGCTTTGGGCGCATACGTTTTTCTCACTGGTTAG
- a CDS encoding DUF4870 domain-containing protein produces MYDTDKRKLLSALSHGSIFLSTTLVSVGIPIAVLFVSDDPVVKENAKESINFHFNVWLYGGILGALFFLFGWLVLPLLLLGPLAGLGYLLHWGLTIWALIKVFSNPDIPFRYPYIFRVF; encoded by the coding sequence ATGTACGACACAGATAAGCGAAAGCTTTTATCCGCCTTGTCTCATGGATCCATTTTTCTCAGCACGACATTGGTATCTGTAGGTATACCTATCGCCGTACTCTTTGTATCTGATGATCCTGTTGTTAAAGAAAACGCCAAAGAATCCATTAATTTCCACTTTAATGTCTGGCTTTATGGAGGAATTCTGGGAGCGCTGTTTTTTCTATTCGGTTGGTTAGTGTTACCTCTATTATTGCTGGGGCCATTAGCCGGTCTGGGATATCTATTACATTGGGGATTAACAATTTGGGCGCTCATCAAAGTTTTCAGCAATCCTGATATACCCTTCCGTTATCCTTATATTTTCCGAGTTTTTTAA
- a CDS encoding SufE family protein — translation MSSTLDSLPPALAKIVQRFQRASEPKRRYEQLIWYAQKLNEFPEAEKLPENKVPGCVSQVFITAALDDGKVVFQGESDSQLTKGLVGLLVEGLQGLTPSEIVQLTPDFIQETGLNVSLTPSRANGFYNIFKTMQKKALECKLDLPS, via the coding sequence ATGTCCTCAACTCTAGATTCTTTGCCACCTGCGCTCGCTAAAATTGTCCAGCGCTTTCAACGCGCTTCCGAACCGAAGCGACGCTACGAACAGCTAATCTGGTACGCTCAGAAGCTCAATGAGTTCCCAGAAGCGGAGAAATTACCCGAAAATAAAGTTCCTGGTTGCGTGTCTCAAGTTTTTATCACCGCAGCTTTGGATGACGGTAAAGTTGTGTTTCAGGGCGAGTCTGATTCCCAGTTAACCAAAGGTTTGGTAGGGCTTCTGGTTGAAGGATTGCAGGGACTAACGCCAAGTGAGATTGTCCAACTTACCCCAGATTTTATTCAAGAAACAGGTTTAAACGTTAGCCTGACACCTTCCCGTGCTAATGGATTTTACAATATTTTTAAAACCATGCAAAAGAAAGCATTGGAATGTAAGTTAGATTTGCCTAGCTAA
- the prfC gene encoding peptide chain release factor 3 → MSTELQSELIQAVELRRNFAIISHPDAGKTTLTEKLLLYGGAIHEAGAVKARRAQRKATSDWMAMEQQRGISITSTVLQFEYQNCQINLLDTPGHQDFSEDTYRTLAAADNAVMLIDAAKGLEPQTRKLFEVCKLRGIPIFTFINKLDRPGREPLELLDEIEQELGLQTYAVNWPIGMGDRFKGVFDRHKQQIHLFERSAHGSREARDTVVELGDPRIEEQLEQSLYHQLKNDLELLDGVGPELDLQLIHEGKMTPVFFGSAMTNFGVELFLKYFLDYALKPGSHYSSVGEVAPTYPEFSGFVFKLQANMDPKHRDRVAFIRVCTGKFEKDMMVNHARIGKPIRLSRPQKLFAQERESIDVAYPGDVIGLNNPGVFAIGDTIYTGQKLEYEGIPYFSPELFASLRNPNPSKSKQFQKGVAELREEGAVQIMYSTDEAKRDPILAAVGQLQFEVVQFRLQNEYGVETILDLLPYSVARWVEGGWEALEKVGRIFNTTTVKDSMGRPVLLFRNEWNCQQLLGDYPELKLSAIAPVFSSQQPVEE, encoded by the coding sequence ATGTCTACTGAACTTCAGTCTGAACTTATTCAAGCAGTTGAACTTCGCCGCAATTTTGCGATTATTTCTCACCCTGATGCGGGTAAAACTACATTAACAGAAAAGCTGCTACTGTACGGAGGTGCAATTCACGAAGCTGGGGCGGTTAAGGCGCGACGGGCACAGCGTAAGGCAACCTCTGACTGGATGGCTATGGAGCAACAACGGGGTATTTCCATTACCTCCACAGTGTTGCAATTTGAATACCAGAATTGTCAAATAAATTTATTAGACACTCCCGGACACCAAGATTTCAGTGAAGATACTTATCGCACCCTCGCCGCCGCCGATAATGCAGTAATGTTAATTGATGCGGCAAAAGGTTTGGAACCCCAAACACGCAAATTGTTTGAAGTGTGTAAGTTGCGCGGTATTCCAATTTTTACATTTATCAACAAGCTCGATCGCCCAGGAAGGGAACCTCTGGAATTGTTAGATGAAATTGAGCAAGAATTGGGATTGCAAACCTATGCGGTAAATTGGCCGATTGGTATGGGCGATCGCTTTAAAGGTGTTTTTGATCGACACAAGCAACAAATTCACTTGTTTGAACGCAGCGCCCACGGCAGCCGAGAAGCCCGTGATACGGTAGTCGAATTAGGCGATCCAAGAATAGAAGAACAGCTAGAACAAAGCCTGTACCACCAACTGAAAAATGATCTGGAACTGTTAGATGGAGTTGGGCCAGAGCTAGATTTACAGTTGATACACGAAGGCAAAATGACGCCTGTGTTCTTTGGTAGCGCCATGACTAACTTTGGGGTAGAGTTATTCCTCAAGTATTTCCTCGACTATGCCCTCAAACCCGGTTCTCACTACAGCAGTGTTGGCGAAGTTGCCCCTACATACCCAGAATTTTCGGGGTTTGTCTTCAAACTGCAAGCGAACATGGATCCGAAACACCGCGATCGCGTCGCATTTATCCGGGTTTGCACTGGTAAGTTTGAAAAAGATATGATGGTGAATCACGCCCGCATTGGTAAACCTATCCGTCTGTCTCGCCCGCAAAAACTCTTTGCCCAAGAGCGAGAATCTATTGATGTGGCTTATCCTGGCGATGTGATCGGTTTGAACAATCCCGGTGTTTTTGCGATCGGGGATACAATTTACACGGGACAAAAGCTCGAATATGAGGGGATTCCGTATTTTTCGCCGGAACTGTTCGCATCTCTGAGGAATCCCAACCCCTCGAAGTCTAAACAATTCCAAAAAGGCGTTGCGGAATTGCGCGAAGAAGGTGCTGTACAAATTATGTATTCAACTGATGAAGCCAAGCGCGATCCAATTTTGGCGGCGGTGGGTCAGTTGCAATTCGAGGTGGTGCAGTTTCGCTTACAAAATGAGTATGGTGTAGAAACCATATTAGATTTATTGCCCTACAGTGTCGCCCGTTGGGTTGAGGGTGGTTGGGAAGCATTAGAAAAAGTGGGACGAATATTCAATACCACTACAGTTAAAGACAGTATGGGACGCCCTGTGTTGCTATTCCGCAATGAATGGAATTGTCAACAGTTACTGGGCGACTATCCAGAGTTAAAATTAAGCGCGATCGCTCCAGTATTTTCTAGTCAACAACCAGTGGAGGAATGA
- the hemB gene encoding porphobilinogen synthase, with translation MFPTHRPRRLRTHPQLRRMVRETVLTTSDLIYPLFAVPGEGIANEVKSMPGVYQLSVDKIVEEAKEVYDLGIPSIILFGIPADKDVDATGAWHDCGIVQKAATAVKAAVPDLIVIADTCLCEYTSHGHCGYLQVGDLTGRVLNDPTLELLKKTAVSQAKAGADIIAPSGMMDGFVQAIRQGLDEAGFEDTPILSYAAKYASGYYGPFRDAADSTPQFGDRRTYQMDPGNAREAIKEIELDIAEGADMLMVKPALAYMDIIWRVKEASNLPVAAYNVSGEYAMVKAAALNGWIDEERVVMETLTGFKRAGADLILTYHAKDAARWLK, from the coding sequence ATGTTTCCTACACACCGCCCCCGTCGTCTGCGTACTCATCCTCAACTGCGCCGGATGGTTCGTGAAACTGTTTTAACAACAAGCGATTTAATTTACCCACTATTTGCTGTACCGGGTGAGGGAATCGCCAACGAAGTAAAATCGATGCCCGGAGTCTACCAACTTTCGGTAGATAAAATTGTCGAAGAGGCAAAAGAAGTTTACGACTTAGGAATTCCTTCTATTATTTTATTTGGGATTCCGGCTGATAAAGATGTGGATGCCACTGGCGCTTGGCATGATTGCGGTATCGTCCAAAAAGCTGCGACTGCGGTAAAAGCAGCAGTGCCAGATTTGATTGTAATTGCTGATACTTGTTTATGTGAGTATACCAGTCACGGTCATTGTGGTTATTTACAAGTCGGTGATTTAACGGGACGAGTTTTAAATGACCCAACTCTGGAATTGTTGAAAAAAACAGCAGTTTCTCAAGCGAAAGCCGGTGCCGATATCATTGCGCCTTCTGGGATGATGGATGGCTTTGTCCAGGCAATTCGTCAGGGTTTGGATGAAGCCGGATTTGAAGATACGCCAATTTTGTCTTATGCTGCTAAGTATGCTTCGGGTTATTATGGTCCATTTCGGGATGCAGCAGACTCGACACCGCAATTTGGGGACAGAAGGACTTACCAAATGGATCCAGGTAATGCCCGCGAAGCGATTAAAGAGATTGAATTGGATATCGCTGAAGGTGCTGATATGCTCATGGTTAAACCAGCCTTGGCATACATGGATATTATCTGGCGGGTAAAGGAAGCGAGTAACTTACCAGTTGCCGCTTACAATGTTTCCGGTGAGTATGCGATGGTGAAAGCTGCGGCTCTCAACGGTTGGATTGATGAGGAGCGTGTGGTTATGGAAACTTTAACTGGGTTTAAACGCGCTGGTGCAGACTTAATTTTGACCTACCATGCCAAAGATGCGGCACGATGGTTAAAGTAG
- a CDS encoding all3515 family Zur-repressed PEP-CTERM protein, protein MVSRNITCLKKQLTQTVQASASIAVNFLVVAPLVLSTAIAPAQADDTHNHSDETGFYIGLDSLEALSTGTYAGLENPNYNRLTLLFAHRNEDTPESSHFHGIGTYSYSGSLDNLTINPTNTNNRIPESYSEQPPLTLLPGTGFYTGRLISTATDKEYSNLTIEPIASLKTSKELDNQYLFNSSNGRWQSSLEGANIGLQLASISSGLNIGDSAGVDIVKSVGDIYTIGSGDNFSFTPTFWTDAAAPLGTYSASFKLVDLGTDNHRIPFKESGTFNFDFEVKTVPESSTVLGLGIVSLLAFSLSRLQKLNRSSLN, encoded by the coding sequence GTGGTTTCAAGAAACATTACCTGCTTGAAAAAGCAATTAACTCAAACAGTGCAAGCATCTGCGTCTATTGCAGTGAATTTTTTGGTCGTTGCGCCGTTGGTTTTATCTACTGCAATAGCCCCGGCACAAGCAGATGATACTCATAATCATTCGGATGAAACGGGCTTTTACATTGGATTAGATAGTTTGGAGGCTCTCTCTACAGGGACATACGCAGGATTGGAAAACCCCAACTACAATCGTTTGACCCTTCTCTTTGCACACAGGAATGAAGACACGCCGGAATCTAGCCATTTCCACGGTATTGGTACTTATAGCTACTCTGGTTCTTTAGATAACCTAACTATTAACCCAACCAATACAAATAATCGAATTCCTGAATCTTACTCAGAACAACCGCCGCTAACATTATTACCTGGCACAGGGTTTTATACTGGTCGCTTGATTAGTACTGCAACAGATAAGGAATATAGCAATCTGACAATAGAACCTATCGCGTCTCTCAAAACTTCAAAAGAATTAGACAACCAGTATTTGTTCAATAGCTCTAATGGTCGTTGGCAGTCATCTCTTGAGGGCGCAAATATTGGTTTACAATTAGCCTCAATTAGCAGTGGATTGAATATTGGTGATTCAGCAGGCGTTGATATTGTCAAGTCAGTCGGTGATATCTACACAATCGGCAGTGGTGATAATTTTTCGTTCACCCCTACTTTTTGGACTGATGCTGCTGCACCACTAGGAACTTATTCTGCATCATTCAAATTGGTGGATTTAGGTACTGATAATCACCGTATTCCCTTTAAAGAGTCTGGCACTTTCAATTTTGATTTTGAAGTCAAGACAGTGCCTGAGTCATCAACTGTTCTTGGTCTTGGTATAGTCAGTTTACTAGCGTTTTCTCTTTCTCGCTTGCAAAAACTTAATCGCAGTAGTTTGAACTAA
- a CDS encoding alpha-ketoacid dehydrogenase subunit beta has protein sequence MAETLFFNALREAIDEEMARDSSVFVLGEDVGHYGGSYKVTKDLYQKYGELRILDTPIAENSFTGMAVGAAMTGLRPIIEGMNMGFLLLAFNQISNNAGMLRYTSGGNFKIPMVIRGPGGVGRQLGAEHSQRLETYFQAVPGLKIVACSTPRNAKGLLKSAIRDDNPVLFFEHVLLYNLKEDLPEEEYLLPLDKAEIVREGKDVTIITYSRMRHHVLQAVKTLEKQGYDPEVIDLISLKPLDFDTIGASVRKTHKVIVVEESMRTAGIGAEVIASINDRLFDELDAPVLRLSSQDIPTPYNGNLERLTIIQPEQIVEAVEKMVALRV, from the coding sequence ATGGCAGAAACACTATTCTTCAACGCCTTACGGGAAGCCATTGATGAAGAAATGGCGCGTGATTCCAGCGTATTCGTTCTCGGTGAAGATGTCGGGCACTATGGCGGTTCCTATAAAGTTACCAAAGACCTGTACCAAAAATATGGCGAACTCCGCATTCTAGACACCCCCATTGCTGAAAATAGCTTTACTGGGATGGCAGTGGGAGCCGCGATGACAGGGTTGCGTCCCATCATTGAAGGCATGAATATGGGCTTTTTACTGTTGGCCTTCAATCAAATATCCAACAACGCTGGGATGCTGCGCTATACTTCCGGCGGTAACTTTAAAATTCCGATGGTAATTCGCGGCCCTGGCGGTGTCGGTAGGCAGCTAGGTGCAGAACATTCCCAACGATTAGAAACCTACTTTCAAGCTGTGCCAGGGTTGAAGATTGTTGCCTGCTCCACACCAAGAAACGCTAAAGGACTACTAAAATCCGCAATCCGCGATGATAATCCTGTGTTGTTCTTTGAACACGTTCTGCTTTACAACTTGAAAGAAGATTTACCAGAAGAAGAATATTTACTACCCCTAGATAAAGCAGAAATTGTGCGTGAGGGTAAAGATGTAACCATTATTACTTACTCGCGGATGCGGCATCATGTGCTGCAAGCGGTAAAAACTCTTGAAAAACAAGGATACGATCCAGAAGTTATCGATTTAATATCCCTCAAACCATTAGATTTTGATACCATCGGTGCATCAGTAAGAAAAACCCATAAAGTCATTGTTGTGGAAGAATCTATGCGAACTGCGGGTATTGGAGCAGAAGTTATCGCCTCAATCAACGATCGCTTATTCGATGAATTGGATGCGCCAGTACTACGACTTTCTTCCCAAGATATCCCCACACCTTACAACGGCAATCTGGAACGACTAACAATCATCCAACCAGAGCAAATAGTAGAAGCTGTGGAAAAAATGGTAGCTTTACGAGTCTAA
- a CDS encoding RNA recognition motif domain-containing protein has product MSIRLYIGNLPKDEIDRQDLQAVFAAEGDAVTTKLIKDRKTGKCRGFGFLTVNNDEQADEIIEKYNGQMFKDTPIKLEKALPRTKGEEGDEQAPKPVTAASSTPTPMPTREGSRREKSSKKPRRGSSGGGGSRETSTTTTDSDAIRPDPRWASELEKLKQMLAAQTTN; this is encoded by the coding sequence ATGTCCATTCGCCTATATATAGGTAATTTGCCTAAAGATGAAATAGATCGTCAAGATCTGCAAGCAGTTTTTGCAGCAGAAGGTGATGCTGTAACTACTAAATTAATTAAAGACCGCAAAACCGGCAAATGCCGTGGTTTCGGTTTTCTTACAGTCAACAATGACGAACAAGCTGACGAAATTATTGAAAAGTATAATGGTCAGATGTTCAAAGACACTCCCATTAAGCTAGAAAAGGCATTACCTCGGACAAAGGGTGAAGAGGGCGACGAGCAAGCTCCCAAACCAGTTACTGCTGCTAGTAGTACCCCTACTCCTATGCCTACTAGAGAAGGTAGCCGTCGTGAGAAAAGCTCTAAGAAACCTCGTCGTGGCAGCAGTGGCGGCGGTGGTTCTCGTGAAACCAGCACCACAACCACCGATTCAGACGCTATTCGTCCAGATCCTCGTTGGGCTTCGGAATTAGAAAAGCTGAAGCAGATGTTAGCTGCACAAACTACGAATTAA